A window from Chromatiaceae bacterium encodes these proteins:
- the gcvH gene encoding glycine cleavage system protein GcvH, translating into MSNEVPTDLKYTKSHEWVRMDDEGIATVGITDHAQELLGDLVFVELPEVGSELGAGAECAVVESVKAASDVYSPLTGEVVEVNEVLAEAPETINQDAYEDGWIFRMRIADPAELEAMMDADSYAEHAESDEH; encoded by the coding sequence ATGAGTAACGAAGTCCCGACCGATCTCAAGTACACCAAGTCGCACGAATGGGTGCGCATGGACGACGAAGGCATCGCCACCGTCGGCATCACCGACCATGCGCAGGAATTGCTCGGCGATCTGGTGTTCGTCGAATTGCCCGAGGTGGGTAGCGAACTGGGAGCTGGCGCGGAGTGCGCGGTGGTCGAGTCGGTCAAGGCGGCGTCGGATGTGTACAGCCCGTTGACCGGCGAGGTCGTCGAGGTCAATGAGGTGCTCGCCGAGGCGCCGGAGACCATCAACCAGGACGCCTACGAAGATGGCTGGATCTTTCGTATGCGGATCGCCGATCCCGCTGAACTGGAGGCGATGATGGATGCCGACAGCTACGCGGAGCACGCCGAGAGCGACGAACACTGA
- the gcvT gene encoding glycine cleavage system aminomethyltransferase GcvT: MDKKTVLNEIHREMGARMVPFGGWDMPVHYGSQIEEHHAVRQDAGMFDVCHMTVVDLRGAGVRSFLSRLLANDVGKLQSPGRALYSCMLRPDGGVIDDLIVYFLTEDWFRLVVNAATTDKDLAWITEQATGFDVEVEARFDLGMIAVQGPNAPAKAQALLPEGLGAAAMGLKPFNAVYQDAWFVGRTGYTGEDGFEIMLPEGQVADLWRALAGAGVRPCGLGARDTLRLEAGMNLYGNDMDEQHSPLVSGLGWTVAFDPPGRDFIGRAALERQKHAGDLPRFIGLVLEGKGVLRDHQKLRDGDREVGEITSGGFSPTLQRSIAMARVARDAGDDLSVDIRGRLLPVRRVKMPFARNGKACIEL; this comes from the coding sequence ATGGACAAGAAGACGGTACTCAACGAGATCCACCGCGAAATGGGTGCGCGCATGGTGCCGTTCGGCGGCTGGGACATGCCGGTGCATTACGGTTCGCAGATCGAGGAGCACCACGCGGTGCGTCAGGATGCCGGGATGTTCGATGTGTGCCACATGACGGTGGTCGACCTGCGCGGTGCAGGCGTGCGGTCCTTCCTGAGTCGGCTGCTGGCAAACGATGTCGGCAAGCTGCAGTCACCCGGCAGGGCGTTGTACTCGTGCATGCTCCGTCCAGACGGCGGCGTGATCGACGATCTGATCGTCTACTTTCTAACTGAAGACTGGTTCCGTCTGGTGGTGAATGCCGCGACCACGGACAAGGACCTCGCCTGGATCACCGAGCAGGCCACCGGCTTCGATGTGGAGGTCGAGGCGCGCTTCGACCTCGGCATGATCGCGGTGCAGGGGCCGAATGCGCCTGCCAAGGCGCAGGCGTTGTTGCCCGAGGGCCTCGGCGCTGCGGCGATGGGCCTGAAGCCGTTCAACGCGGTGTACCAGGATGCATGGTTCGTCGGCAGGACCGGCTACACGGGAGAGGACGGATTCGAGATCATGCTGCCTGAGGGTCAGGTTGCGGATCTCTGGCGCGCCTTGGCGGGCGCGGGTGTGCGTCCATGTGGACTGGGTGCGCGCGACACGCTGCGCCTAGAGGCCGGGATGAACCTGTACGGCAACGACATGGACGAGCAGCATTCGCCGCTGGTATCCGGCCTCGGTTGGACCGTGGCGTTCGATCCGCCCGGGCGCGATTTCATCGGGCGTGCGGCGCTGGAGCGGCAGAAGCACGCCGGCGACCTGCCCCGGTTCATCGGTCTGGTGCTCGAGGGTAAGGGTGTGTTGCGCGACCATCAGAAGCTGCGCGACGGGGATCGCGAAGTCGGTGAGATCACCTCCGGCGGATTTTCCCCCACGCTGCAGCGGTCGATCGCGATGGCGCGCGTCGCGCGCGACGCGGGTGACGACCTGAGCGTCGACATCCGCGGCAGATTGCTCCCGGTGCGACGCGTGAAGATGCCGTTCGCACGCAACGGCAAGGCCTGTATCGAATTGTGA
- a CDS encoding iron ABC transporter permease, producing the protein MAHTALPSDIDRRASARWRGAPDAPWRWASRLLAVSVLVPLAVILGSWLYFDPQIWVHLGGTILPQLLGNTFLLLVGVATGTLLLGVSLAWLTAACEFPGRRILDWALMMPFALPAYVLAFVFVGVMDFSGPVQSGLRALFGLSPAWSFEVRTTFGVVLVMTLVLYPYVYMLARVSFLGQGQSAYEAARSLGLGPWGAFFRVSLPMARPGIIAGLSLALMEALADFGAVAVFNFDTFTTAIYKAWFGFFDLQSAAQLASILLLIVLAALVVERRYRYRARFTDTARSGSHRRIVLRGGAALSASAFAWGIFLVAFVAPVVRLVSWAWGALDDLDLRYLDLFTHTFFLGAMAGVLTVFAAFVLAYANRYHADTSTALSVRIGTLGYALPGSVLAVGVMLSLTWFDHRVADAVEWLTGAETGLMLSGTVLALLMAYFARFLAVAYGPVDSGLERIRPSIRDAARSLGAGQWETVRRVYLPMLRPGLLTAGLLVLVDVMKEMPATLLLRPFGWDTLAVRIYELTSEGEWERAALPAVALLAVGLLPVILLVRRSAR; encoded by the coding sequence ATGGCTCACACCGCCTTGCCCAGTGACATCGACCGACGGGCGTCCGCCCGTTGGCGTGGCGCTCCCGATGCGCCGTGGCGTTGGGCGAGCCGCCTGCTTGCGGTGTCGGTGCTGGTGCCGCTGGCGGTGATACTCGGCTCCTGGCTGTATTTCGATCCGCAGATCTGGGTGCACCTCGGCGGCACCATCCTGCCGCAGTTGCTGGGCAACACCTTTCTTCTGTTGGTCGGGGTGGCCACCGGTACCTTGTTGCTCGGTGTTTCGCTCGCGTGGCTGACCGCGGCCTGCGAGTTTCCGGGTCGCCGGATCCTCGATTGGGCATTGATGATGCCGTTTGCACTGCCTGCCTACGTGCTGGCGTTCGTGTTCGTCGGGGTCATGGATTTCTCCGGGCCGGTCCAGTCCGGCCTGCGCGCCCTGTTCGGTCTCTCGCCGGCCTGGTCGTTCGAGGTACGCACCACCTTTGGCGTCGTCCTGGTGATGACGCTGGTGCTGTATCCCTATGTCTACATGCTCGCGCGTGTCTCTTTTCTGGGCCAGGGACAGAGTGCCTACGAGGCGGCCCGCAGTCTCGGGCTGGGGCCCTGGGGGGCATTCTTCCGGGTGTCGCTGCCGATGGCCCGCCCGGGGATCATCGCCGGTCTGAGCCTCGCGCTGATGGAGGCCCTGGCCGACTTCGGCGCCGTCGCGGTATTCAACTTCGATACCTTCACCACGGCGATCTACAAGGCCTGGTTCGGTTTCTTCGACCTGCAGAGCGCCGCCCAGCTTGCCTCGATCCTGCTGCTCATCGTGCTGGCCGCGCTGGTCGTAGAGCGTCGTTACCGATACCGCGCACGTTTCACCGACACCGCGCGCAGCGGGTCACATCGGCGCATCGTTCTACGCGGCGGTGCGGCCCTATCGGCCAGTGCGTTCGCCTGGGGCATCTTTCTCGTCGCGTTCGTCGCGCCGGTCGTGCGCCTGGTCAGCTGGGCCTGGGGCGCGCTGGACGACCTCGACCTGCGTTATCTGGACCTGTTCACGCATACCTTCTTCCTCGGTGCGATGGCGGGTGTACTGACAGTCTTTGCCGCGTTCGTGCTGGCCTATGCCAATCGTTACCACGCGGACACCAGCACCGCGCTCAGCGTGCGCATCGGTACCCTTGGGTATGCACTCCCGGGATCGGTGCTCGCGGTCGGCGTGATGCTGTCGCTGACCTGGTTCGACCACCGTGTCGCGGACGCGGTCGAGTGGCTGACCGGTGCCGAGACGGGCCTGATGTTGTCCGGGACGGTGCTTGCGCTGTTGATGGCCTATTTCGCCCGCTTCCTCGCTGTTGCCTATGGCCCGGTCGACAGCGGTCTCGAGCGCATCCGGCCGAGCATTCGGGACGCCGCACGCAGCCTCGGCGCCGGGCAATGGGAGACGGTGCGACGGGTGTACCTGCCGATGTTGCGTCCCGGGTTGCTGACTGCGGGTTTGTTGGTGCTGGTCGACGTGATGAAGGAGATGCCCGCAACCTTGTTGCTGCGGCCGTTCGGATGGGACACGCTCGCGGTGCGCATCTACGAACTGACCTCGGAAGGCGAATGGGAGCGGGCCGCACTGCCGGCGGTCGCGCTGCTGGCGGTCGGGCTGTTGCCGGTCATACTGCTGGTGCGTCGTTCCGCCCGCTGA
- a CDS encoding extracellular solute-binding protein, translating to MLRRMLPLLLISLSVALPVSAADEVVVYSARNEHLIKPLFDRYTAETGVPIRFITDKEGPLLQRLKAEGARTPADMLITVDAGNLWHAAETGVLAEIDSPVLDANVPSNLRDPKGRWFGLSERARTIVYSTERVQPGMLSSYEDLADPKWKGRLCLRTSKKVYNQSLVATLIARLGEQNAEQIVRGWVTNLATAPFANDTKAMQAVAAGQCDVTVVNTYYFGRLQKENPDIKLAIFWPNQDSSGVHINVSGAGVTRHAKHPDEARRLLEWLSSEEAQADFAGLNMEYPVNSKVAVDPLVASWGSFKADALHVNEAGRLQADAIRLMDRAGYR from the coding sequence ATGCTGCGTCGTATGCTCCCACTGCTGTTGATCTCGTTGTCGGTCGCCTTGCCCGTTTCCGCGGCCGACGAGGTCGTCGTGTACTCGGCTCGCAATGAGCACCTGATCAAGCCGTTGTTCGATCGTTACACCGCGGAGACCGGTGTACCGATTCGCTTCATCACCGACAAGGAGGGACCGCTGCTGCAGCGTCTCAAGGCCGAGGGTGCGCGCACACCGGCCGACATGCTGATCACCGTCGACGCCGGCAACCTGTGGCATGCGGCTGAGACCGGCGTCTTGGCCGAGATCGATTCGCCGGTGCTCGACGCGAACGTGCCGTCCAATCTGCGCGATCCCAAGGGGCGCTGGTTCGGCCTGTCAGAGCGTGCACGCACCATCGTCTACAGCACCGAGCGGGTCCAGCCGGGGATGTTGAGCAGCTATGAGGACCTGGCCGACCCCAAGTGGAAAGGGAGGCTGTGTCTGCGCACATCGAAGAAGGTCTACAACCAGTCATTGGTCGCCACGCTGATCGCGCGCCTCGGTGAGCAGAATGCCGAGCAGATCGTGCGTGGCTGGGTCACCAATCTCGCGACCGCACCGTTTGCCAACGACACCAAGGCGATGCAGGCGGTCGCTGCCGGACAGTGCGATGTCACCGTGGTCAACACCTATTACTTCGGCCGACTGCAGAAGGAGAATCCGGACATCAAGCTGGCGATATTCTGGCCCAACCAGGACAGCAGTGGCGTGCACATCAATGTCTCTGGTGCCGGTGTGACCCGGCACGCAAAACACCCCGACGAGGCGCGGCGTCTACTGGAGTGGCTGTCATCCGAAGAGGCGCAGGCGGATTTCGCCGGGTTGAACATGGAGTACCCGGTCAATTCCAAGGTCGCAGTGGACCCCCTGGTCGCGTCATGGGGTAGCTTCAAGGCCGACGCGCTGCACGTGAATGAGGCCGGACGGCTGCAGGCGGATGCGATTCGGCTGATGGACCGCGCCGGATATCGCTGA
- a CDS encoding UbiH/UbiF/VisC/COQ6 family ubiquinone biosynthesis hydroxylase, with product MVGAALALALAQRDFGVCLIEARRPDLSWDSQTYDLRVSAVTRASQRLLDNLGVWTSIRDDRCTAYDAMQVWDRAGFGEIHFDAADLGEPDLGHIVENRVIVRALWLALVDAGVEIIAPGRVRSVHVGSEASEIELQDRTRLQAGLLVGADGAHSQIRELVGIASRSEPYDQHAVVATVRAEFGNQATAWQRFMRDGPLALLPIERDLFSIVWSTMPDEAARLCTVDETAFAVQLTEASEARLGRLELVGGRAAFPLRLQHAEQYVMPGVALVGDAAHVIHPLAGQGVNLGFLDAGSLVDALQVGRARGRRPGTLRDLRAYERGRKGHNTATQLVMDGFKHLFGSDAGMLALARNLGLGVAGRVPILRRTFERVALGYGLELPSLCRPAG from the coding sequence ATGGTCGGCGCTGCACTCGCGCTGGCGCTGGCGCAACGCGATTTCGGCGTCTGCCTGATCGAGGCGCGGCGTCCCGACCTCAGCTGGGATTCACAGACCTACGACCTCCGTGTCTCGGCGGTCACCCGCGCTTCCCAGCGATTGCTCGACAACCTCGGCGTCTGGACGTCGATCCGTGACGATCGATGCACCGCCTACGATGCGATGCAGGTCTGGGACCGGGCGGGGTTCGGCGAGATTCATTTCGATGCCGCCGACCTGGGTGAGCCCGACCTCGGGCACATCGTCGAGAATCGGGTGATCGTGCGTGCCCTGTGGCTCGCATTGGTCGATGCCGGGGTGGAGATCATTGCGCCGGGTCGCGTGCGCAGCGTTCATGTTGGAAGCGAAGCCAGCGAGATCGAGCTGCAAGACCGCACGCGCCTGCAGGCCGGACTGCTGGTCGGTGCAGACGGCGCACATTCTCAGATCCGCGAACTGGTCGGCATTGCGTCAAGGAGTGAGCCCTACGACCAACACGCGGTGGTTGCGACCGTGCGTGCCGAGTTCGGCAACCAGGCGACGGCGTGGCAGCGGTTCATGCGCGATGGGCCGCTAGCATTGTTGCCGATCGAGCGCGACCTGTTCTCGATCGTCTGGTCGACGATGCCCGATGAGGCGGCGCGATTGTGCACCGTCGACGAGACGGCGTTCGCTGTACAGTTGACCGAGGCCAGTGAAGCGCGTCTCGGCCGACTCGAGCTCGTCGGTGGCCGTGCGGCATTCCCTCTGCGTCTGCAGCATGCCGAGCAGTACGTGATGCCCGGCGTCGCGTTGGTCGGCGATGCCGCGCACGTGATCCACCCGTTGGCCGGTCAGGGTGTGAATCTCGGCTTTCTCGACGCCGGTTCCCTGGTCGATGCGTTGCAGGTCGGCCGTGCGCGCGGCCGCAGGCCGGGTACCCTGCGCGATCTGCGCGCCTACGAGCGCGGCCGCAAGGGGCACAACACCGCCACGCAGCTGGTTATGGATGGGTTCAAGCACCTGTTCGGAAGCGATGCCGGGATGCTCGCGCTGGCCCGCAATCTGGGGCTCGGTGTCGCCGGGCGCGTGCCGATACTGCGCCGGACCTTCGAACGGGTGGCGTTGGGATACGGACTCGAGCTGCCGTCATTGTGCCGGCCGGCCGGCTGA
- the ubiH gene encoding 2-octaprenyl-6-methoxyphenyl hydroxylase has product MSGARRYDLIVVGGGMVGASLAIALAGRGLRVALIEAHALGGDTPPCYDDRAIALAYGTRRIFEAIDVWPALHDRVQAIRHIHVSDRGHFGITRLHADDEGVPALGYVATARELGGVLLQRLALDDALEVFAPARVVRFEDHSEQVSVEIETGGVVRTLECGLLVAADGGNSMIREQLALPVVRWQYGQSAVVSNVTPGRAHGDVAYERFTETGPLAMLPMTEQRCAVVWTVRNEDVEAVLALDDGQFLDALQMRFGQRLGRFRRVGRRAAYPLQLLRARRSVRGRVAVIGNAAHTLHPIAGQGFNLGIRDVAALAEVVDAAKRAGGDVGSPAVLKRYASWRDAEQRHVALATDGLARLFSNPLSAVRWGRNLGLLAMELLPGLKHPLARGAMGILGRQPRLARGVRLD; this is encoded by the coding sequence ATGAGCGGCGCGCGGCGTTACGATCTGATCGTCGTGGGTGGCGGCATGGTAGGCGCCAGCCTGGCGATCGCGCTCGCCGGGCGCGGGCTGCGCGTCGCGCTGATCGAGGCGCATGCGCTCGGCGGCGACACGCCGCCCTGTTATGACGATCGGGCGATTGCGCTTGCCTACGGCACGCGACGTATTTTCGAAGCGATCGACGTGTGGCCGGCGCTGCATGACCGGGTTCAGGCGATCCGGCACATCCATGTCTCGGATCGCGGGCACTTCGGCATCACGCGTCTGCATGCCGACGACGAGGGGGTGCCGGCGCTCGGGTACGTGGCGACCGCGCGGGAACTCGGCGGCGTGTTGCTGCAGCGCCTGGCCCTCGATGATGCGCTCGAGGTATTCGCGCCGGCGCGAGTCGTCCGTTTCGAGGACCACAGCGAGCAGGTCAGTGTCGAGATAGAGACCGGCGGCGTGGTCAGGACACTGGAGTGTGGTCTGTTGGTCGCGGCCGATGGCGGCAATTCAATGATTCGGGAACAGCTCGCGCTGCCGGTCGTGCGCTGGCAATATGGCCAGTCGGCTGTGGTCAGCAACGTCACGCCGGGCCGCGCACACGGCGATGTGGCCTATGAACGGTTCACCGAAACCGGGCCGCTCGCTATGCTGCCGATGACCGAGCAGCGCTGCGCAGTGGTGTGGACAGTGCGCAACGAGGATGTCGAGGCGGTATTGGCACTCGATGATGGCCAGTTTCTCGATGCCCTACAGATGCGGTTCGGGCAGCGCCTCGGACGCTTTCGGCGTGTCGGGCGACGCGCGGCGTATCCTCTGCAGCTGTTGCGGGCGCGGCGATCGGTACGTGGACGGGTAGCGGTGATCGGCAATGCGGCACACACTCTGCATCCCATCGCCGGACAGGGCTTCAATCTCGGGATCCGTGATGTCGCCGCATTGGCCGAGGTGGTCGATGCGGCGAAGCGGGCGGGGGGCGACGTCGGGAGTCCGGCGGTGCTGAAGCGCTACGCGAGTTGGCGGGATGCAGAGCAACGCCATGTCGCGCTGGCCACCGACGGGCTCGCACGCTTGTTCAGCAATCCGCTGTCGGCGGTCCGCTGGGGCCGCAATCTGGGATTGCTGGCGATGGAGTTGCTGCCTGGCCTGAAGCACCCACTGGCACGTGGAGCTATGGGGATTCTGGGGCGCCAGCCGCGGCTCGCCCGGGGGGTACGGCTTGACTGA
- a CDS encoding aminopeptidase P N-terminal domain-containing protein produces the protein MNPSEFKRRRRQLMRMMGNDSVAILPTAREVIRNRDVHYEFRPDSDFYYLTGFPEPEAVLVLVPGRPQGEFILFCREKDPTKELWDGYRAGLEGAVAEYGADDAFPITDLDDILPGLLEERERVFFEMGSDPGLDKRVSDWVGQVRARARAGVHGPIEFLALDHFLHDMRLYKSRSEVATMRRAARLSAGAHCELMRRCQPGMYEYQLAALFSHHCRMAGAAHLAYPSIVGGGNNACVLHYVENRDTLQSGDLVLIDAGCEVDCYASDITRTFPVSGRFSDAQRSLYELVLEAQLAAIDKVRAGNHWNDPHQAAVRVLTKGLLKLGLLRGTLAKALKAQAYTRFYMHRTGHWLGMDVHDVGDYKVDGHWRELEPGMVLTIEPGLYIPHGSKGVAKKWQGIGIRIEDDVLVTSGDPDVLTRDVPKSVEQLESMMAQ, from the coding sequence ATGAACCCAAGTGAATTCAAACGTCGGCGGCGGCAGCTGATGCGGATGATGGGTAACGACAGCGTGGCCATCCTGCCGACCGCCCGCGAAGTGATCCGCAACCGGGACGTCCACTACGAATTCCGACCGGACAGCGATTTCTACTATCTCACCGGCTTTCCGGAACCCGAAGCAGTCCTCGTCTTGGTGCCCGGACGTCCGCAGGGCGAGTTCATCCTGTTTTGCCGCGAGAAGGATCCGACCAAGGAACTGTGGGACGGGTACCGTGCCGGGCTGGAGGGGGCGGTGGCCGAATACGGTGCCGACGATGCCTTTCCGATCACCGATCTGGACGACATCCTGCCGGGCCTGCTCGAAGAACGCGAGCGTGTGTTCTTTGAGATGGGATCCGACCCAGGGCTCGACAAACGCGTATCGGATTGGGTCGGACAGGTGCGCGCGCGGGCGCGTGCCGGGGTCCATGGTCCGATCGAGTTCCTCGCGCTCGATCATTTTCTGCACGATATGCGCCTCTACAAGAGTCGCTCCGAAGTGGCGACGATGCGCCGTGCGGCCCGCCTATCGGCGGGGGCGCACTGTGAACTGATGCGCCGCTGCCAGCCCGGCATGTACGAATATCAGCTGGCCGCGCTGTTCAGTCACCACTGTCGGATGGCGGGTGCGGCGCATCTGGCATACCCGTCGATCGTCGGCGGCGGCAACAACGCCTGCGTGCTGCACTACGTCGAAAACCGCGACACCTTGCAGTCCGGTGATCTGGTGCTGATCGATGCCGGTTGCGAGGTGGATTGCTACGCGTCCGACATCACCCGGACCTTTCCGGTCAGCGGCCGTTTCAGCGATGCGCAGCGCAGCCTCTACGAGCTGGTGCTCGAGGCGCAGCTCGCGGCGATCGACAAGGTACGTGCGGGCAATCATTGGAACGATCCGCATCAGGCTGCGGTACGGGTACTCACCAAGGGTCTGTTGAAGCTCGGCCTGCTGCGCGGCACCCTGGCGAAGGCGCTGAAGGCGCAGGCGTATACGCGCTTCTACATGCATCGGACCGGTCATTGGCTGGGCATGGACGTGCACGATGTGGGTGACTACAAGGTCGACGGGCACTGGCGCGAGCTTGAACCCGGGATGGTGCTGACCATCGAGCCGGGTCTGTATATCCCCCACGGCAGCAAGGGGGTGGCAAAGAAATGGCAGGGAATCGGCATCCGCATCGAGGACGATGTCCTGGTGACCTCCGGTGACCCTGACGTCCTGACCCGTGATGTGCCGAAATCGGTCGAACAGTTAGAGTCCATGATGGCCCAATGA
- a CDS encoding UPF0149 family protein: MSAIDDERLPEYFDLQAALRRCGVAQGPAEVQGFALGLQCGQVSEPRRVWREELYSDLDPADVLAEECRRALDRVFDAAFQDTSDTPFELTLLLPRDIEVNSVRLGALRDWCQGFLYGFGLGGERLRHGLSAQTQELLHDITEFTRVDTENVDNSEQDQASLIEVEEYLREAVLLIRDDTQLERGGDEPK; the protein is encoded by the coding sequence ATGTCGGCTATCGACGACGAACGGCTTCCCGAGTACTTCGACCTTCAGGCGGCGCTGCGCCGGTGCGGCGTTGCGCAGGGGCCCGCCGAAGTGCAGGGATTCGCACTCGGGCTGCAGTGTGGGCAGGTGAGCGAACCGCGACGCGTGTGGCGTGAGGAACTGTATTCTGACCTGGATCCCGCCGACGTGCTTGCCGAAGAATGCCGCAGGGCCCTGGACCGGGTGTTCGACGCGGCTTTTCAGGACACATCGGACACGCCTTTCGAACTCACGCTGCTGTTGCCACGAGACATCGAGGTCAACAGCGTGCGGTTGGGTGCCCTGCGCGACTGGTGCCAGGGCTTTCTGTACGGCTTCGGGCTGGGTGGTGAGCGGCTGCGGCACGGTTTGTCAGCGCAGACCCAGGAACTGCTGCACGACATCACGGAATTCACCCGGGTTGATACCGAGAATGTCGACAACAGCGAACAGGACCAGGCATCACTGATCGAGGTCGAAGAGTATCTGCGCGAGGCGGTTTTGCTGATTCGGGACGATACGCAACTCGAGCGGGGCGGCGATGAACCCAAGTGA
- a CDS encoding TIGR02449 family protein: protein MATNEKQGVLEQDLRALEVRVEELIRACTHLKDENKTLRAREQELLAERDQLVTRNDQAKHRVEDMIERLKRLEDEA, encoded by the coding sequence ATGGCGACCAACGAAAAACAAGGTGTCCTCGAGCAGGATCTGCGTGCGCTCGAAGTGCGGGTCGAAGAGTTGATCCGCGCCTGCACGCACCTCAAGGACGAAAACAAGACGCTGCGTGCCCGTGAACAGGAACTGCTGGCCGAACGCGACCAGCTTGTGACCCGCAACGACCAGGCCAAACATCGCGTCGAGGACATGATCGAGCGCCTCAAGCGCCTGGAGGACGAGGCGTGA
- a CDS encoding cell division protein ZapA: MSNPNQPVAVSILGKEYRIACEPGTEDELISAARFLDTRMREVRGTGKVIGTDRIAVMVALNLAHELLQEKSEQDSAASSSNKRIRALRERIEIALNDSTQLEL, encoded by the coding sequence GTGAGCAATCCCAACCAGCCCGTGGCGGTGAGCATCCTCGGCAAGGAATACCGAATCGCGTGTGAACCCGGGACCGAAGACGAACTGATATCCGCAGCACGTTTTCTCGACACACGCATGCGCGAAGTCCGCGGCACGGGGAAGGTCATAGGTACGGACCGAATTGCGGTGATGGTCGCGCTGAACCTCGCACACGAACTCCTCCAGGAAAAATCCGAGCAGGATTCGGCCGCCAGCTCGTCCAACAAGCGCATCCGCGCCCTGCGCGAACGAATCGAGATCGCGCTCAACGACAGCACACAGCTGGAACTCTGA